TTTCAccttgcagaaagcagcagcgAGTGTTCGTGCACCCAGATGCttcatttacttttcctttccctttttttttttttccaccttttcatttttaatgttttcaacTCACACCAAAGGTGTTTGGAAGGGCAGTCCTATGGGCACAGaaatcacctccctgtgcacGATGTGCTGTGGCAATGGTGACCATTGCACCTGGAAGCTTGAAACCCGTGGGTCACTCCTTTGGTCCAAGTTATGANNNNNNNNNNNNNNNNNNNNNNNNNNNNNNNNNNNNNNNNNNNNNNNNNNNNNNNNNNNNNNNNNNNNNNNNNNNNNNNNNNNNNNNNNNNNNNNNNNNNggggggggtggggggtggcTGGCAATGAAGTTTATAGCATTGAATTTTGTCTTTGGATCATACAAACCCTGTGTGCCTACAGCCAGGACCTGATCCATCGCTGATGGATGGCGATGGGAATGGGTTTTAGCTGTGCACCCATCACTGCTGGCACTCCTGGAAGAGATCTCTTATTCCACATCCATCCTTACCATGCTGGAAGGGTTGGAGGGGTCTCTACAGCGATGGCAAGCTGTACTTTTCTATCTGAATTTCAGGAGGAGAAATGAAGCTCATCCTCTGGCTGTACCTCTCCGGGCTGGTGTTGGCTGTGCTGATCCCAGCAGCGTGGCAGGTGGTTCCGAGGGACACAGGGGATGCACTCAGGTATGGCACTGGGTGgttggctgtgggcagcagctgctgcaggctgagagctgagccCCTTGCTATTGAGCTGTGCCCGATTCCTTTGGATTCATCTGTTCTGCCAGCCTGCATTGCTACGTCCCACGGGGGTTTCACGTTGCCCAGACCCAAAGGTTGTGTTGGCAATGTGGTGAGCAAGGCTGAGtgcctctctccttcccatCCTTATGGGGACAAAGGCAACTGGCCCCCCCGAGGCCAAAAGCAGCGTGTGTCAGGAGCTGTTAGCTGTGGCAGAACACTGCAAAGAGCAGGGATTTCTGCTGCATGGGAAGATGCAGAGGCAGACACCGAGAGCGGTGCTGAGCCCATCTCCGCACTGTGCAGGTGGGAAACCCTCTGTGGTCTCTGTGCCAGGAGGGGCTGGCCCTTCTGCTCCCCATCTGCAgagggctgagagcagcagtgatGAGATCCCTGGAGCTGAAGGTGTCTATAAAGCTGCAGCCAAGCGAGGTCCAGGGCACAGAACAGGACGTCTCACGTATTTAAGGGACAATACTGCCTGTCTCACGTATTTAAGGGACAATACTGGCCAGGCTTGTCAGATCCCCGCTGTTATTTTTATGTGTTCTTACAGATTTTCTGGACACTGCTCCGCTCGTTGCAGCGTTTTGCAGCCTCCTGCAGGGAGGGCACAGGAGCCCTTCTATTTGATGTGCATTAATCCCTGCATTTTGCCCCATTTTTGCCATCAGATGGCCCTCCTACGAAGCCCCATCCAACACAAAGCGGCACTCGGAGGGCACCTTCACCAGCGACTTCACTCGCTACCTGGACAAGATGAAGGCCAAGGACTTTGTGCATTGGCTCATCAACACCAAACGATACAGGTAGAGGGGAGAAGGGAGCAGGGTGATACAGGGAAACACCCCAGTGCAAAAGGATAACAGcactagaatcatagaattatggaATCATTGAGGTTAATAAGAAATCTAAGATTACCCAGTtcaaccgtccacctaccaccagtattgcttcctaaaccatgtctctaaatagaatcacagaatcattgagaTTGGAGAAGACCTCAAAGGTCATCCAGCCCAACCTCAACCCattccaccatgcccactgcccacatcccaagtgccacatctccatgttttttgagcagggatggggactccaccacctccctgggcagcctgtgccaatgcatcaccgctcttttgaagaagaaatgtcTCCTAACACCCAACCCGAACCTCTCCCGCTGCAAcagttattttctgcttttactaATGTCATTCTTGCAGCAATTTTGCCAATAGCCAAAAAACAAGCTTCAAAGCGCTGAAACCCAACAAATACCAGCCACGTTGGGTACAGTTGGATTTCTGGCTACACATCCTCCTTCATCCCATTTCCAGAGGcaatgaaaagcatttcatgAAGTCCCCAGCACATTTTCATTGGAGCATCCCCATGTTGTGGCCGCTATGGCTGTTGTC
Above is a window of Meleagris gallopavo isolate NT-WF06-2002-E0010 breed Aviagen turkey brand Nicholas breeding stock chromosome 4, Turkey_5.1, whole genome shotgun sequence DNA encoding:
- the LOC100542684 gene encoding glucagon-like, whose translation is MKLILWLYLSGLVLAVLIPAAWQVVPRDTGDALRWPSYEAPSNTKRHSEGTFTSDFTRYLDKMKAKDFVHWLINTKRYSSNKRYMREEPRSVPFLAMLPTP